AAGCATACCAATTAATCACCAAATAGAAGGCAGGATTGAATGATATGAAGATCGAATGATGGAAGAGAGATAGTATACAAACCTTGACTGTATATTCTTCTATATCACCGTAGAAATATTATGGCACGTGACTACATCACCTTCTACGTTTTgataatattgaaatttttttagAAAATGTAAAGCTCGCTCTGGAATACTAATAGGAATCATCAAGAGGTAACAGAAGATAACGTTTAATGGTCACTTAGCATAACTTTGTAGGATTCGTTGCTGGAAAATCATCAGTTTTAGGACCCCAAGGCAGCTATTGACAATAAGATACCTAGGGTGGTAATTTAAGGACCAATTTTCGTTAATTGTATCACGTCATATTATATAATATCATGGTTTTCTACAGAATTACATTGCGGAGATCGGTAATCGGAACTCCAAAAAAGACTAGAGCCGTTGTTGAGAGCTTAGGACTCAGAAAGAGAGGATCTATTGTATATCAACCTGCGATACCCTCTATAGCTGGTGCTGTTGCTCAAATCAAGGAACTTGTAAATGTCGAACTATCTGATAAACCTATAAGCAAGGCAGAACAACGTGAAATGAGGAAGTCCAACCCAGGTTTTACAGTCGAGAAAAGAGTATAAATCCAACTGCTAGATTAACTAGCTTATTTGGACTCCATTAAGGGATAATTTACCTATAATCGATTCTAGGATTTTTCATGTATATAGAAATTTAagagaaatatatattattcttTTAAGAAAAAGGTATTTGAGAAAATATTTAGTCTTTTCCTTCCGTGTCCCTCTAGAAGACTCCTGTAACCTCCCTTGGAAGGACGTTCTTCATCTTATTTGAATACTGGTCATCTTCATAATCGCCGTCttcgtcgtcatcgtcgAATGcaacagagaaagaatcaACAATCctgaaaatatcattttTATCCATAGCCTTTCCATCGAAACTGAGATCTGTACTATCGTTTGCAGAGAGAAATTGATTTTCTTGAGCCAGCAATTGATCAACTCTATTGTATAAACGCCTTGAAACAGGTTTTTGTGGCATGGTTTGCTGTGCATACATTCTTTGAGATATATATTCGTTTAGAACAACCGGTAGATTGCTTAAAGTGTCATAGGTATATTTGTCATCATTCATGATTTTTAAAGTTTCTGAACGGTCGTGATGCTTCCTCATAAGTCTGGTAATGGTTGATGATATAGTGATCGTTTTTTGGTTAGGTAATGGAGCTTCCAACTTGTAAACAGTCCTGCTTCCTTGTTGATTTTGGAACCCAACCTTTACATTTATTTTAGGGCATTCATAGTTAATGTTCTTACTTGGTGGCTCTGTAATACGATTCATTTGTTTCTGAAAGCTAGAATTATCTTTATTATCAAGCATGTTCTGACCCTCTCTCAATGGTGCATACGACGAACTGTGTTGCTTCACTGGTGATTGGGAACCAGGGGTTTTCCTAAATTTCGACCGTGCTCCCTTTGATTTATTCGAATTGTCAGAAAGCAATTGTGTAGTGTTGCGAATGCTTGAACGGTTCGAAagtcttcttccttctgTCATG
The Kluyveromyces marxianus DMKU3-1042 DNA, complete genome, chromosome 1 DNA segment above includes these coding regions:
- the MRPL33 gene encoding mitochondrial 54S ribosomal protein uL30m (mitochondrial), yielding MVFYRITLRRSVIGTPKKTRAVVESLGLRKRGSIVYQPAIPSIAGAVAQIKELVNVELSDKPISKAEQREMRKSNPGFTVEKRV